A region of Selenomonadales bacterium 4137-cl DNA encodes the following proteins:
- a CDS encoding DUF4314 domain-containing protein: MFIKREIVERLRKQYPIGTRVELVRMNDEQAPPIGTHGTVNGVDDLGSIMVSWDNGGSLSVVYGEDLCRKID; this comes from the coding sequence ATGTTTATTAAAAGAGAAATAGTCGAGCGGCTGCGCAAGCAGTATCCCATTGGCACAAGGGTTGAGCTTGTGCGTATGAATGACGAGCAGGCGCCGCCCATTGGCACTCACGGAACGGTAAACGGCGTGGATGACCTTGGCAGCATTATGGTTTCCTGGGACAACGGCGGAAGCCTGAGCGTGGTTTACGGCGAGGATTTGTGCAGAAAGATAGACTGA